The genomic stretch GTGCCGATGCCGGCACCAAATCAGCCCGGGACCTTCGCGGCTGCCGGCTCCTTCCTCTTCGCGCGGCATCGTGCCCTTACCGTAGCAGACCACGGCGGCCCGTGCCCCGCGGTAGTAGATGCGGCTCATGGCCTCGTAGCGCTCCGAACCAGCCGTGTCCTGGAGGTGGTAAGGAAGCACTCAGCCGGTGGGGGGGCGTCTCGGGGGTCCccacggcggggggggtgggggtggccgGGGATGGCAGCGGGGCGCTGGCACAGCCCTCGCCCCCGCACTTACCCAGATCCCCAGGGTCACCGTCTGGTCCCCCACGGACATCACCTTAGCCACGAAGGCGGCCCCGATCGTCTGGAAGGGAAGCAGGAGGGGCGGTGGGCACCGACCCCGGGGGACACCGGGGGCACTCGGCCCGGGGACGCGGTGGGCATCTGGCCTGCGAACACGGACGGGAACCGGTCCGGGGACGCGGCGGGATCCTGCCCGGGGACGCGGCGGGCATCTGGCCTGGGAACACGGGGAAGGGGGAACCGGCCCGGGGGAACCCAGCCGGGAACTCGGTGGGGAAACGAGGGGGACCGGCCCGAGGACGCGCGGGGCACCATCCCGGGGACACCGTTCCGGGGACGTGGAGgaaccccccgccccgccccggggtGGCCCGTCCGACGGCAGGGCCGGTGCCCGGTGCGGTCACTCACGTTCTGGTAGGGCCCGGGCCGGAAGCGGCGGTGGGCGCAGCGCTCCACCAGGCTGCTCTTGCCCAcgccctcctgccccagcagcaccacctTGGCGTCCACCCGCCGCCCGCTcatcctcccgccgccgccgccgccgcggggcggggccgcaaccgggcggggcggggccgcaaccgggcggggcggggccggcgcggcggaagcgcgcggcggggcgggggggaaggggagggggcggggggaaaggggagggggcggggccaaGCGGCGGAAGTGCGTAGGGGCGAGGCGGAAGTGCGCgacgcggcggggcggggcgggcggaggcggcggtggcggcgggcaGAGGCCGCATGGCGGCCGCCCAGCAGGCGCGGGCcggagcgggcgcggcggcgcggccctGAACGGCGGCGGAGGAGGCCCATGGGGAAGTACTGCGCCAGCCTGGGCGTCCTCAAGGGGCCCTGGGACCAGGTCTTCGCCGCCTTCTGGCAGCGCTACCCCAACCCCTACAGGTGCGCcacggccgcccccccccccccagcttcctCCCGCCTCAGACCTTCCCCCGGGgccctcccctccgcccccccccacaAACAGGCCCCTCCCCGCGATCTGCCGCggccctctgcccccctccGAAGGGTCTTTCGCCCCGGTCCCCCGCGGGACGGTGAGCACTAGCCCCACCCACCCAAGCCCTGTCCCCGCGGGTCCCACGGTGGCAGGGCCCTGTGCTCGCCCCCGCACCAGCGACGTCAGGGATGGGTGCCCCACACCAGCAGTTGCCAGGGGGGCAGCTGGTTCTTCCTCTCCCTTAATACCACAGCTATTTTCCCCACCCCCGCAGTGCCTGGTGGGTCCCAGCcccaggggggctgggggttggccaggagcagagcctgatgttttcttccccctccccattttAGCAAACATGTCCTGACTGAAGATATCGTGCACCGGGAGGTGACGGCGGACCACAAGCTGCTCTCCCGGCGGCTCCTGACCAAGACCAACCGGATGCCCCGCTGGGCAGAGCGCTTCTTCCCGGCCAATGTCGCCCACTCCGTCTACATTCTGGAGGACTCTATTGTGGACCCCAAGAACCGAACCATGACCACATTCACCTGGAACATCAACCACGCACGTCTGATGGTAGGTGCCCACGGGCGGGTGCGCGGCTGGGTGGCAGGTGCCGGTCAGTGTCCGCAGCCACGTTGTGCCTCATGCAGGTGGTGGAGGAGCGCTGCGTGTACCAGGTGAACCCGGAGAACAGCAACTGGACCGAGGTCAAGCGGGAAGCCTGGGTCTCATCCAGCCTGTTTGGTGTCTCGCGGGCCGTCCAGGTGAGTGCTGCCAACTGCTCGAGCAGCACTGCGTACACTCCTTTGGAGAGGCTTTaaagctgctgctcctccctgctcTACCCTTTCCCTGTGCTAGTTTTCCCACCCTTGCCCCTCGTTCCCCCAATTCTCATGAACTCTTGGGGTGCCTAGAACCATCACTGCTGTTGGTCATGACCTCACCAGACATTTTGGACTGGTCAAACTGGGACAAAGCCCCAGGGGCTGTGTCTGACCAGGGAGCTGGGCTTGCACCTTCACTGACTTTTCCCTTGCAGGAGTTTGGTCTGGCCAGGTTCAAAAGCAACGTGACCAAGAGCACTAAGGGATTTGAATACGTGCTAGCAAGAATGCAAGGTGAGCACCcaagggcaggctggggctgaccGGGATGGGTCTCTTAGAGTTACAGGCCACACTGGGAACACTTCAGTCCAGGGGCAGGTCGTGGCTTGAACTAATCCGACTGTGAAATCCTTGTCCTTTGCCTTTGCCCCCATGTCTTGGCACAGCCCCCTCTTCCTGAgcggagcagccaggcagcactTAGAAGGCCGGGCAGGGGCGgagtgcaggcaggaggggatgtAACGCGGCAGCAGTCACGTGCCTGCAGTTCCCCTTCTCGACGTGCCCTGACGCACGCAGGTCAGGAGCACCAGGCTCATCTTCCCCACCGCGTGCGGAAGTCGCCTCTGTGCCTAGGCGATGGGGCTGGTCTAGCTTGCATCAGCTGGCACTCCTGTGCCAGGACAGGGCGGGGGCCCGCTGGGGCTGGGTTAACAACTTCTATGTTACAGGAGAAGCTCCATCCAAAACACTGGTGGAGACAGCTAAGGAAGCGACCGAGAAAGCCAAGGAGACGGCTCTGGCTGCTACGGAGAAAGCCAAGGACTTGGCAAGCAAGGCAGCCACCAAGAAGAAGCAGTACGTGTGAGGGGCTGGGCACAGGTGGGCGCGCGCTGCACCAGAACAGATAGGAGCCTCCttagattttatatttttaaacaaactgtaCAAGTCTGACAATCAGCTGCTGTTAGACCCTTTCTGAGATGTAACTATCATTAAAGAATTTACTCCCACCTCAGACTGGGCCTGGGGCTGGCCTGGCTagagcagagcccagcactgTCCTCTCCGGGAGTCCAGCCTGCTGCCTGGGGTCTGGACTTGCAGGCAAGACACAGGCAGGAGTTTCACCAAGTGCCTTTACTAGAACGGTGTCAGGTATGTACAAGAGAGGGGGGCGGCTGTGGGAGTGTGAAGGCAGGTTGCTTAATTCATTCATTTCCCCTTCCTGGCTCTCCAGGGGCGGCA from Buteo buteo chromosome 24, bButBut1.hap1.1, whole genome shotgun sequence encodes the following:
- the PRELID1 gene encoding PRELI domain-containing protein 1, mitochondrial encodes the protein MGKYCASLGVLKGPWDQVFAAFWQRYPNPYSKHVLTEDIVHREVTADHKLLSRRLLTKTNRMPRWAERFFPANVAHSVYILEDSIVDPKNRTMTTFTWNINHARLMVVEERCVYQVNPENSNWTEVKREAWVSSSLFGVSRAVQEFGLARFKSNVTKSTKGFEYVLARMQGEAPSKTLVETAKEATEKAKETALAATEKAKDLASKAATKKKQYV